One window from the genome of Rufibacter tibetensis encodes:
- the mrdA gene encoding penicillin-binding protein 2, translating into MKYLEGRKYVIQAIFIAIGAVYLIKLFYIQVLDDSYKTAAESNAMRRVVQYPFRGLVYDRNGVLLVENTPVYDLMVVPKEARAIDTLEFCRLVGLTLLEYREKITAAKKYSYVKPSPFLQRLSNTEFAAIQDNLVDFPGFYINARTVRSYPHSSLAHALGYIGEISPRQLEDSTYHGYRQGDYLGISGIEREYEKYLMGKRGVKYTMVNVRGIEKGSFKNGAYDTLSEAGQNLVTTIDLKLQEYGEKLMSGGKVGSMVAIEPSTGEILALVSAPYFDPSLLTGKELGNNYMKLLRDPAKPLFNRPLMATYPPGSIFKLAQALIAMQEGVLTPETGYPCNWSLVKCSHRHPYPANLNIAIENSCNPYFYQVFRSVVNRGKYRNVYEDVRQGLDNWNKHIKTFGFASSLDIDLPGEKKGLMPSAKFYDRIYKRDGWKYPTIYSVSIGQGETGVTPLQMANFAATIANRGYYYKPHIVRSVGEKGKPLPEYLVKNYTSVDPMYFPPVIDGMQMVVEKGTGRNASLKHIGVVLCGKTGTVQNPHGKDHSVFIAFAPKDDPKIAIAVYVENAGSGANAGAPMASLMIEKYLTGTIKTKYRQRWEADMINGGFYKWGD; encoded by the coding sequence ATGAAGTATTTAGAAGGCCGCAAATACGTAATACAAGCAATTTTTATAGCGATAGGGGCGGTTTATCTCATCAAGCTTTTCTACATCCAGGTGTTGGATGACAGTTATAAGACAGCCGCCGAAAGCAATGCCATGCGCCGCGTGGTGCAGTACCCGTTCAGGGGCTTGGTCTATGACCGAAATGGGGTTTTATTGGTAGAGAACACGCCCGTCTATGATTTGATGGTGGTGCCAAAAGAAGCCCGTGCCATTGACACCCTTGAATTTTGTCGCTTAGTAGGCCTTACTTTACTAGAGTACCGGGAGAAAATCACTGCTGCCAAAAAGTACTCCTACGTCAAACCATCCCCGTTTTTACAGCGCCTCTCCAATACTGAGTTTGCCGCCATTCAGGACAACCTGGTAGATTTTCCGGGGTTCTACATCAATGCCCGTACCGTCAGGAGTTATCCGCACTCCAGCTTAGCCCATGCTTTAGGGTACATTGGGGAAATAAGTCCGCGACAGTTGGAAGACAGCACGTATCATGGCTACCGCCAGGGTGATTACCTGGGTATTAGTGGCATTGAGCGAGAATATGAGAAGTACCTGATGGGCAAGCGCGGGGTGAAATACACCATGGTAAACGTGCGCGGCATTGAGAAAGGCTCTTTCAAGAATGGCGCCTATGACACACTCTCAGAAGCAGGCCAGAACCTGGTCACTACCATTGACCTGAAGCTGCAGGAGTACGGTGAAAAGCTCATGTCGGGCGGCAAGGTGGGCAGTATGGTGGCCATTGAGCCAAGCACTGGTGAGATTCTGGCCCTCGTATCGGCCCCTTATTTTGACCCTTCTTTGTTGACGGGTAAAGAACTGGGGAACAATTACATGAAGTTGCTTCGTGACCCTGCCAAGCCGCTGTTCAATCGTCCGCTGATGGCTACTTATCCACCTGGTTCTATTTTCAAATTGGCGCAGGCGTTGATTGCCATGCAGGAAGGGGTGCTCACTCCTGAGACCGGATATCCCTGTAACTGGTCATTGGTGAAGTGCTCGCACCGGCATCCGTATCCGGCTAACCTGAACATTGCCATTGAGAACTCCTGTAATCCTTATTTTTACCAGGTATTCCGTTCCGTTGTGAACCGTGGCAAATACCGTAACGTGTATGAAGATGTTCGTCAAGGTCTGGATAACTGGAACAAACACATCAAGACGTTTGGCTTTGCAAGTAGCCTGGACATAGACTTACCCGGAGAGAAGAAGGGATTGATGCCGTCGGCTAAATTCTATGATCGCATCTACAAACGAGATGGTTGGAAGTACCCCACCATTTACTCTGTGAGCATAGGTCAGGGCGAGACAGGCGTTACCCCGTTGCAGATGGCTAACTTTGCTGCTACCATTGCCAACCGGGGGTATTATTACAAACCTCATATTGTGCGATCTGTAGGTGAAAAAGGAAAACCGCTGCCAGAGTATCTGGTGAAGAATTATACCTCCGTAGATCCCATGTATTTCCCGCCGGTGATTGATGGCATGCAGATGGTGGTAGAGAAAGGAACTGGAAGAAATGCCAGCTTAAAGCATATAGGTGTGGTGTTGTGCGGGAAAACAGGTACGGTGCAAAACCCCCATGGCAAAGACCACTCGGTGTTCATCGCCTTTGCCCCTAAAGATGATCCTAAAATCGCCATTGCCGTGTACGTGGAAAATGCCGGTAGCGGAGCCAACGCCGGCGCCCCTATGGCTAGCTTAATGATTGAAAAATACCTCACTGGTACCATTAAAACGAAGTACCGCCAGCGTTGGGAAGCGGATATGATCAACGGTGGTTTCTACAAGTGGGGCGATTAG
- a CDS encoding 2Fe-2S iron-sulfur cluster-binding protein, protein MAELTVQNLGGLVVNVAQGQTVLAGLQVAGVDWMHACGAKGRCTTCRMIVLTGAENILPDTAPETRFRNNGRLRPNERLTCQAKLTGPVTCRVPQQTKLPHMTYSG, encoded by the coding sequence ATGGCCGAATTAACGGTGCAGAATCTAGGGGGGCTAGTGGTTAACGTTGCCCAGGGGCAGACAGTTCTGGCCGGTTTGCAAGTGGCCGGGGTTGACTGGATGCATGCCTGCGGCGCCAAAGGCCGCTGCACTACCTGCCGCATGATTGTGCTGACCGGTGCTGAAAATATACTCCCAGACACCGCCCCAGAAACCCGCTTCCGCAACAACGGCCGTTTGCGCCCCAATGAACGTCTTACCTGTCAGGCCAAACTCACCGGACCCGTTACCTGCCGTGTTCCCCAGCAAACCAAGCTTCCTCACATGACTTATTCTGGCTGA
- the rodA gene encoding rod shape-determining protein RodA yields the protein MRTSYKIANNIDWVTIGLYLLMVMLGWMNIYAAVYNPENVTSIFDFTLNSGKQLAWIGTSLVIIIMLFAIDYKAYDSLAYGIYWLVILVLLGTLLLASPIKGSRSWLVITESVRLQPAEFAKFATALAVSRFMSSINLRQQNWKDQAKLAGLALLPPMIIILQNETGSALVFAAFTLALFREGMSPLILIIGAVGVFVFVLTLLIPQWWLAGIITVLMGAYMWLNFHRIKRYLPTYIGIWAAILAVVFSVTYFIDNILQEHQQNRIKVLVDPEVDPLGVGWNVTQSKIAIGSGGFFGKGFLEGTQTKFDFVPEQSTDFIFCTVGEEHGWIGSLIIVALFIGLLLRIVYVAERQRSVFGRTYGYCVASIIFFHFLVNVGMTIGLAPVVGIPLPFFSYGGSSLWSFTILLFILLAIDAHRKLDLGRG from the coding sequence ATGCGGACTTCCTATAAAATAGCCAATAACATAGATTGGGTCACCATTGGGCTTTACCTGCTCATGGTCATGCTAGGCTGGATGAACATCTACGCGGCAGTCTATAACCCAGAGAATGTCACCAGCATCTTTGACTTCACCCTGAACTCGGGGAAGCAATTGGCCTGGATTGGCACTTCATTGGTGATCATCATCATGCTGTTTGCCATTGATTACAAGGCATATGACTCACTTGCTTACGGTATTTACTGGTTGGTGATTCTGGTTCTTTTGGGCACGTTGCTTTTGGCTTCGCCGATTAAAGGGTCGCGCTCCTGGCTGGTGATTACAGAATCTGTCAGGTTACAGCCTGCGGAGTTTGCCAAGTTTGCCACGGCTCTGGCGGTCTCCAGATTTATGAGCAGCATCAACCTAAGACAGCAGAACTGGAAAGACCAGGCGAAACTGGCCGGATTAGCGCTGTTGCCACCCATGATCATCATTCTGCAAAATGAGACGGGTTCTGCCCTGGTGTTTGCAGCTTTTACCCTGGCTTTGTTCCGCGAGGGGATGTCACCCCTGATTCTCATCATTGGCGCAGTAGGTGTTTTTGTGTTCGTATTGACGCTCCTGATTCCGCAGTGGTGGCTGGCTGGTATTATTACCGTACTCATGGGAGCGTACATGTGGCTGAACTTCCACCGGATTAAGCGCTACTTGCCTACCTACATAGGAATCTGGGCGGCCATCTTAGCGGTTGTTTTCAGCGTGACCTACTTCATTGACAACATTCTGCAGGAGCACCAGCAAAACCGGATTAAGGTGTTGGTAGACCCCGAGGTGGACCCCTTGGGCGTAGGTTGGAACGTGACGCAGTCTAAAATTGCTATTGGTTCAGGCGGTTTCTTCGGGAAAGGTTTCCTGGAAGGAACGCAAACAAAATTTGACTTCGTGCCCGAGCAAAGCACGGACTTTATTTTCTGTACCGTAGGCGAAGAACACGGCTGGATTGGCTCCCTGATTATTGTGGCCCTCTTTATTGGGCTTCTGCTTCGGATTGTCTATGTGGCGGAACGGCAGCGCTCGGTGTTTGGCAGAACCTATGGGTACTGCGTGGCGTCTATCATCTTCTTCCACTTTTTGGTAAACGTGGGCATGACCATTGGGCTGGCGCCGGTAGTGGGTATTCCACTTCCGTTCTTTAGCTATGGAGGTTCTTCTTTGTGGTCTTTCACTATTCTCCTCTTCATTCTGCTCGCCATTGACGCCCACCGAAAACTGGATTTAGGTCGAGGCTAA
- a CDS encoding S41 family peptidase, giving the protein MKKRFLAVLALCCAGSLSAMAQTQTPLWLNTPAISPDGQTIVFSYKGDLYKVASAGGNATPLTMHEGYEYMPVWSPDGKQIAYASDRYGNFDVFVMPAQGGESKRLTFHSSPDLPSDFTPDGKSVIFSSARVDAASNAMFPSGTFSELYSVFIGGGRNAMLLTTPAEAAKYNASGDMLIYQDKKSLENNFRKHQTSSSARDIWTYNTKTKQHTKLTDNIGEDRQPVFGANGQEVYYLSEQPNGTFNVRKLSLQNPKQSAAVTNFTKHPVRHLSGSKDGVLSFTYNGEIYTLKAGAQPQKVAIQLYSDIRSNPETVLPISGGMTEMEVSPNGKEVVFVNRGEVFVSSVEGGITRRITSTPEQERSVSFSPDGRKILYASERNGSWNIYETSLVRSAEPYFYASTVLKEEPVIATAAEEFQPAYSPDGKEVAYLEERVTLKVVNKADKQVRTILGNANNYSYSDGDQYYEWSPDGKWFLMQFNQPKQWLSEVGLISASGKGEIINLSQSGYAERSPQWMMGGKMITYYSNREGLRGNGNNSGTGDIYALFTTQDAFDRFKLSKEDFNLLEDLEKRETEAAAQSDKPEPKGRGKKGQSAKNNAPAGMKLELDNLQYRKARLTSTSSDLADAVVTAKGDRMFYLSRFEKGYDLWVTNLRDNDTKLLAKLGTRGGDMVMSKDGKNLFVLTEGKILKVDTENGKQETLKVNGEMNLNAAAERAYMYDHVIRQLEKKFYVKDLHNVDWKFYTENYRQFLPHIANNYDFADVLSELLGELNASHTGGRYSHRATNPDATASLGLFYDEQYTGKGLKVKEVINLSPFDRASSKVKSGIVIEKIDGQPIEDNTDVDQLLNRKSGKYTLVSLYNEKTKQRWEETVKPISGTELSELMYQRWVENRRKEVDRLSGGRLGYVHIRGMNDASYRTVYEEALGKNATKEALVVDTRSNGGGNLHDDLISFLNTKRYAEFIPRGQYLSDEPRNKWTKPSIVVMNESNYSDAHIFPVLYKELGIGKTVGMPVAGTGTFVWWETMIDPTMVFGIPQVGYRTLGGGKFLENTQLEPDYLVANDPAVVAQGRDQQLETAVEVLLKELPTKK; this is encoded by the coding sequence ATGAAAAAGAGGTTTCTAGCCGTATTGGCTCTTTGCTGCGCAGGCAGTTTAAGCGCCATGGCCCAGACCCAAACCCCGCTCTGGCTAAATACCCCAGCCATTTCGCCAGACGGTCAAACCATTGTTTTCAGCTACAAAGGAGATTTGTACAAAGTAGCCTCGGCGGGCGGAAACGCAACGCCGCTGACCATGCACGAAGGTTATGAATACATGCCAGTCTGGTCACCAGACGGAAAGCAGATTGCTTATGCCTCTGACCGCTACGGCAACTTTGATGTCTTCGTCATGCCGGCGCAGGGCGGAGAGTCAAAACGGCTTACGTTTCATTCTTCCCCTGACTTGCCTTCAGATTTTACGCCAGATGGAAAGAGCGTGATCTTCTCTTCGGCACGGGTAGACGCGGCTTCTAATGCTATGTTCCCCTCAGGTACGTTTTCTGAATTATATAGTGTATTCATTGGAGGCGGCCGCAACGCCATGCTCCTGACAACGCCTGCTGAAGCGGCCAAGTACAATGCCTCCGGTGATATGCTGATCTACCAGGACAAAAAGAGCTTGGAGAACAATTTTAGAAAGCACCAGACCTCGTCTTCTGCCCGCGATATCTGGACCTATAATACCAAAACCAAGCAGCACACCAAACTCACCGACAACATAGGCGAAGACCGTCAGCCGGTGTTTGGGGCCAATGGGCAGGAAGTATATTACTTGAGTGAGCAGCCTAATGGCACGTTCAATGTGCGTAAGCTAAGTCTGCAGAATCCTAAGCAGAGTGCCGCGGTTACCAACTTCACCAAACATCCAGTACGGCATTTGAGCGGTTCTAAAGACGGGGTGTTGTCTTTCACCTATAACGGCGAGATTTACACGCTCAAAGCCGGTGCCCAGCCGCAGAAAGTAGCCATTCAGCTGTACTCAGACATCCGCTCCAATCCAGAGACCGTGTTGCCTATTTCCGGGGGCATGACCGAAATGGAAGTTTCGCCCAATGGCAAGGAAGTGGTGTTTGTGAATCGCGGAGAGGTGTTTGTATCATCGGTGGAAGGGGGCATTACCCGCCGTATCACCAGCACACCCGAGCAGGAGCGTAGCGTGAGTTTCTCGCCCGATGGCCGCAAAATCTTGTACGCCAGTGAGCGCAACGGCAGCTGGAACATCTATGAAACCAGCCTGGTGCGCAGCGCTGAGCCTTACTTTTATGCCTCTACGGTGTTGAAAGAAGAACCGGTAATCGCCACCGCCGCGGAGGAGTTTCAACCGGCATATTCGCCTGATGGCAAAGAAGTGGCTTACCTGGAGGAGCGCGTGACCCTAAAAGTGGTGAACAAAGCCGACAAGCAGGTCCGCACCATCTTAGGCAACGCCAATAACTATTCTTATTCAGATGGCGACCAATACTATGAATGGTCACCAGACGGCAAGTGGTTTTTGATGCAGTTCAACCAACCCAAGCAATGGCTGAGTGAAGTAGGTCTAATCTCGGCCAGTGGTAAGGGTGAAATCATCAACCTGAGCCAGAGCGGCTACGCCGAGCGCAGTCCACAATGGATGATGGGCGGCAAAATGATCACCTACTATTCTAACCGCGAAGGTTTGCGTGGCAATGGTAACAACTCCGGTACGGGTGACATCTACGCTCTCTTCACCACCCAAGATGCCTTTGACCGCTTCAAGCTCAGCAAGGAAGATTTCAACTTGTTGGAGGATCTGGAAAAACGCGAAACAGAAGCTGCTGCCCAGTCTGATAAACCTGAGCCAAAAGGCCGAGGGAAGAAAGGCCAGTCCGCTAAAAACAATGCTCCTGCCGGAATGAAGCTGGAACTGGACAATCTGCAGTACCGGAAAGCACGCCTTACGTCTACTTCTTCGGACCTGGCAGATGCCGTGGTGACTGCCAAAGGCGACCGTATGTTCTACCTGAGCCGCTTTGAGAAAGGGTATGACTTATGGGTAACCAACCTGCGCGACAATGACACCAAACTGCTGGCCAAACTGGGTACCCGCGGGGGTGACATGGTCATGAGCAAAGACGGCAAAAACCTGTTTGTCTTAACCGAAGGAAAAATCCTGAAAGTAGACACCGAAAATGGGAAACAGGAGACGCTCAAAGTGAACGGCGAGATGAACCTCAACGCCGCTGCTGAGCGGGCCTACATGTATGACCACGTGATCCGACAGCTGGAGAAAAAATTCTACGTGAAAGACCTGCACAACGTAGACTGGAAATTCTACACTGAAAACTACCGCCAGTTCCTGCCGCACATTGCCAATAACTATGACTTTGCTGATGTACTGAGCGAGTTATTGGGTGAATTGAATGCCTCTCACACGGGCGGACGTTATAGCCATCGTGCCACTAATCCAGATGCTACGGCTTCTTTGGGCTTGTTTTACGACGAGCAATACACAGGAAAAGGCCTGAAAGTAAAAGAGGTCATCAACCTGAGTCCGTTTGACCGCGCCAGCTCCAAAGTAAAATCAGGTATTGTCATTGAGAAAATTGATGGCCAGCCCATAGAAGACAACACCGATGTAGACCAACTCCTGAACCGCAAATCAGGTAAGTACACGCTGGTTTCTCTGTACAACGAGAAAACCAAGCAGCGCTGGGAAGAGACTGTGAAGCCTATCTCAGGAACTGAGTTGAGTGAGTTGATGTACCAGCGCTGGGTTGAAAACCGGCGCAAAGAAGTGGATCGTTTATCGGGTGGGCGCTTGGGTTACGTGCACATCAGGGGCATGAATGATGCCAGTTACCGCACAGTCTACGAAGAGGCTTTGGGCAAGAACGCCACCAAAGAAGCACTGGTGGTAGACACCCGCTCCAACGGCGGCGGAAACCTGCACGATGACCTCATCAGTTTCCTGAACACCAAACGCTACGCCGAGTTTATCCCGCGCGGACAATACCTGTCAGACGAGCCTCGTAACAAATGGACAAAGCCGTCTATTGTGGTCATGAACGAAAGCAACTACTCAGACGCGCACATCTTCCCGGTACTGTACAAAGAACTGGGAATTGGGAAAACCGTGGGTATGCCCGTAGCCGGAACCGGTACTTTTGTGTGGTGGGAAACTATGATTGATCCTACCATGGTCTTCGGGATTCCGCAGGTAGGCTACCGTACTTTAGGCGGAGGCAAGTTTCTGGAGAACACCCAATTGGAGCCAGATTATTTAGTAGCCAATGATCCAGCCGTAGTAGCCCAAGGCCGCGACCAGCAGTTGGAGACAGCCGTGGAAGTGCTGCTGAAGGAATTGCCTACGAAAAAGTAA
- a CDS encoding thymidine kinase, giving the protein MFIEPRVGNRQQAQRRGWIEVICGSMFSGKTEELIRRLNRAKIAKQCVEIFKPAFDTRYHDIDVVSHNATSIRSTPIQFANDMLLLGSGCDVLGVDEAQFFDEAITEVCVHLANTGVRVIVAGLDMDYLGKPFGPMPALMGVAEYVTKVHAICVQCGDIASYSFRKAASKEKVMLGETDSYEARCRHCFQEGLKGNF; this is encoded by the coding sequence ATGTTCATAGAACCCCGGGTGGGAAACCGCCAACAGGCCCAGAGAAGAGGTTGGATAGAAGTGATCTGCGGGTCTATGTTCTCGGGGAAAACCGAAGAATTAATCCGGCGGCTAAACCGGGCTAAAATAGCCAAGCAGTGTGTAGAGATCTTCAAGCCTGCCTTTGATACCCGCTACCATGACATAGATGTGGTCTCCCATAATGCTACCAGCATCCGCTCCACACCCATTCAATTTGCCAATGACATGCTTTTGTTGGGCAGCGGCTGTGATGTGTTAGGAGTAGACGAGGCCCAGTTCTTTGACGAGGCCATTACCGAAGTCTGCGTTCATCTGGCCAACACCGGCGTGCGCGTTATTGTAGCCGGCCTGGACATGGACTACCTGGGGAAACCCTTCGGCCCTATGCCGGCCCTGATGGGTGTGGCCGAGTACGTGACCAAAGTACACGCCATCTGCGTGCAGTGCGGTGATATTGCTTCCTACTCCTTCCGGAAAGCCGCCTCCAAAGAAAAAGTGATGTTAGGCGAAACCGATTCATACGAAGCCCGCTGCCGCCATTGTTTTCAGGAAGGCCTGAAGGGAAACTTCTAA